A single Bacillus mesophilus DNA region contains:
- a CDS encoding DUF202 domain-containing protein, producing the protein MTDLNNTIIQKSVSPSDLLDMERTKLAMERTKLANQRTLLAYIRTSLACFAGSAALIEFFEQSRKLQITTYITITIGIIFLISGFFSYYKTKRSMKQMELIK; encoded by the coding sequence ATGACAGATTTAAATAATACGATCATTCAAAAATCAGTTTCTCCCAGTGATTTATTAGATATGGAGAGAACTAAACTCGCAATGGAAAGAACCAAACTAGCCAATCAGCGTACATTACTTGCCTATATTCGAACATCCTTAGCGTGTTTTGCAGGTTCTGCAGCCCTCATTGAATTCTTTGAACAAAGTAGAAAACTACAAATCACCACCTATATCACCATTACAATAGGAATCATTTTTCTAATATCAGGATTCTTCAGCTACTACAAAACAAAAAGATCAATGAAGCAAATGGAACTAATTAAATGA
- a CDS encoding iron-containing alcohol dehydrogenase, which yields MNISTFKIANKLITGEGSIELLSKETHRLGMKNPLIVTDEILQRIGVVEKVQSKLIGLTSGVYTGVKPEPEIAIVEECTAMFREGNYDGIIAVGGGSAIDIGKCVSAFASFEGSIEELFGTDLVPQKGVPVIAIPTTAGTGSEVTNIAILSDKEAQLKKGIVSDFLLPDVAIVAPEMTLTMPKSVTAASGIDALVHAIEAYISVYASPITDALAIGAMKLIAVNLPKAYANPDHLKARENMATASLMAGMAFGNAGVGAVHALAYPLGGRYHIAHGVSNALLLTYVMEWNKISCLERFRDIAEALGENVAGLTDHEAADLAVEAMRRLCEAVNIPKGLRAFSVPEEDIPSMAEDASKIERLLKNNPRKFSVDEIEKIYRSAF from the coding sequence ATGAATATATCCACCTTTAAAATAGCTAACAAATTAATTACAGGTGAAGGGTCTATCGAATTGCTCAGTAAAGAGACTCACCGATTGGGTATGAAAAATCCTCTCATCGTAACAGATGAGATTCTTCAAAGAATAGGAGTTGTAGAAAAGGTTCAATCGAAACTGATTGGACTTACTTCCGGTGTTTATACAGGCGTGAAGCCAGAACCTGAAATAGCTATTGTGGAAGAGTGTACGGCTATGTTTCGGGAAGGGAACTATGATGGCATTATTGCGGTTGGTGGTGGAAGTGCCATTGATATCGGGAAATGTGTATCGGCATTTGCTAGTTTTGAAGGTAGCATAGAAGAGTTATTTGGTACAGACCTAGTTCCGCAAAAGGGTGTTCCTGTAATTGCTATTCCTACCACAGCAGGAACTGGGTCAGAGGTAACCAATATCGCTATTTTATCTGACAAAGAGGCTCAGTTAAAGAAAGGAATCGTAAGTGATTTTCTTTTGCCCGATGTTGCTATAGTCGCTCCTGAAATGACGTTAACCATGCCAAAGTCCGTAACGGCTGCGAGCGGGATTGATGCTCTTGTTCATGCAATTGAAGCGTACATATCTGTATATGCTTCACCTATTACCGATGCACTTGCGATAGGGGCCATGAAGTTAATTGCTGTAAACCTTCCTAAGGCGTATGCAAATCCTGACCATTTAAAGGCTAGGGAAAACATGGCTACAGCTAGCTTAATGGCTGGCATGGCATTTGGAAATGCAGGAGTGGGAGCTGTTCACGCCCTTGCTTATCCACTTGGTGGGCGATATCATATCGCACACGGAGTAAGTAACGCATTACTATTAACATATGTAATGGAATGGAATAAAATTAGTTGCCTTGAGCGTTTTCGGGATATAGCCGAAGCACTTGGTGAGAATGTAGCTGGATTAACGGATCATGAAGCAGCTGATTTAGCGGTTGAAGCGATGCGTCGTTTGTGTGAAGCTGTAAACATTCCAAAGGGATTACGTGCATTTAGTGTTCCGGAAGAGGATATCCCTTCAATGGCTGAGGATGCTAGTAAGATAGAACGCCTTCTTAAAAACAATCCGAGAAAGTTCTCGGTTGATGAGATTGAAAAGATTTATAGATCAGCTTTTTAG